A window of the Mus pahari chromosome 1, PAHARI_EIJ_v1.1, whole genome shotgun sequence genome harbors these coding sequences:
- the LOC110331762 gene encoding olfactory receptor 2AG2-like, whose protein sequence is MEFKNSTLGSGFILVGVLNGSDSPELLCATITFLYTLALTSNGLLLLVITVDTRLHVPMYLLLGQLSLIDLLLTSVITPKAVMDFLLRDNTISFGGCALQMFVELVLGGAEDLLLAFMAYDRYVAICHPLNYMILISPRVSWLMVTTSWILAIQMALGFTINTMHYSFCKSRHIRHLFCEIPPLLELACADTSSYKLVVYLVGVLMLILPLTAIFLSYARILFTVLHMPSNESRKKALVTCSSHMTVVGMYYGALTVMYFLPSSYHNPKQDNILSVFYTIVTPTLNPLIYSLRNKEVTGALRKVLGNTCCHHPIHLR, encoded by the coding sequence ATGGAGTTCAAGAATTCAACTTTAGGAAGTGGCTTCATCTTGGTAGGAGTCCTGAATGGCAGTGACTCTCCTGAACTACTCTGTGCCACAATTACATTCCTGTACACACTGGCACTGACCAGCAATGGACTGCTGCTCCTTGTCATCACAGTAGATACCCGGCTTCATGTGCCCATGTACCTTCTACTTGGGCAGCTCTCTCTCATTGACCTTCTCCTGACATCAGTCATTACTCCCAAAGCTGTCATGGATTTTCTTCTGAGAGACAACACTATCTCCTTTGGAGGCTGTGCCCTTCAGATGTTCGTTGAATTGGTACTGGGTGGTGCAGAGgaccttcttctggcttttatggcCTATGACAGGTATGTGGCCATTTGTCATCCTCTGAATTATATGATCCTCATAAGTCCAAGAGTCAGCTGGCTCATGGTGACTACATCATGGATCCTGGCAATCCAGATGGCCCTGGGGTTTACCATCAACACAATGCATTATTCTTTCTGCAAATCAAGGCATATCAGACACCTCTTCTGTGAGATCCCTCCCTTGCTGGAGTTGGCCTGTGCAGACACCTCTAGTTATAAGCTTGTGGTTTATTTGGTAGGTGTGCTCATGTTAATTCTCCCTCTTACTGCCATCTTTTTATCTTATGCACGGATTTTGTTCACTGTTCTCCACATGCCTTCAAATGAGAGCAGGAAGAAAGCCCTTGTTACCTGTTCTTCACATATGACTGTTGTAGGCATGTACTATGGGGCTCTCACAGTCATGTATTTCCTGCCAAGTTCCTACCACAATCCCAAGCAAGACAATatcctttctgttttctacacAATTGTCACCCCAACTCTAAACCCActcatctacagcctgaggaataAGGAAGTGACTGGGGCTCTGAGGAAAGTCCTAGGAAATACTTGTTGCCACCACCCCATACATTTAAGGTAG